CAAAATCGCCAAACGCCGTTTTCAATTCCAGATATTATCCAGTTTATTCAACGAGATGATAAAAGTGAGGCATCAATGAAAATCGCTGCTGAAAATTTCTTCACTATGGCTGATGGCTGGGGAATTTTTGCAAAACAAGGAACTCCGATTTCAGAAATTGTTCAGCGAGGTATGCTATCGATTATCGATTTTAGTCATCTCCCAAATCAACAGTTGAAAAGTATTACCGCTGCGTTGATCGGTGAACAAATTTTTGAAGCACGGGTGCGTGAACGAAAGATTCACGAGCAGAAAAAAATCGGTTTCGATGTTGAAGAAAAAGGAATGCCCATGGTACTTCTTGCAATTGATGAAGCACAACTCTTTATCCCAAGTGATGAAAATCTTCTGAGTAAAGAGATCTTTATCAATGAATGGATGCGACAAGGTCGTCAACCAGGGTTATCATTGATTATGGCAACCCAACGACCAAGTGCACTTGCACCTGAGGTATTATCTCATAGTGATATTATCTTATGTCATCGTCTCACTGCCCAAGAAGATATCGATGCTTTAAGTCGTATCCGTCCGACGTATATGGCTGGTGATATCAAGGAATCTATTAAAAAGATTGGAGATGAAAAAGGGGTAGCTCTCATTATCGATGATACTTCTGAATCTTCACACATTCTTAAGATTCGCCCGAGGATAAGCTGGCATGGAGGTTCTGAATCTCGGGTTGTCGAATCAAATTTAAAAAAAGATCCTGTCGAGAAACTATGATGCTGCGGAAACACTTTTTCAAAAATGATACTGCTGTTGAAATGATCCCAATTCGGATGCTGATCAGCATCGGTGTCATTGCAGCGATCAGCGTTCTCATCGCTGTCGGTTATCAAAATATAAGTATTAGTATTGCTGAAAATCAACTTAAAAACGATTTTAATGCGTTGCAATCACAACTTTATTTAATG
The Candidatus Thermoplasmatota archaeon DNA segment above includes these coding regions:
- a CDS encoding ATP-binding protein, encoding MSDDQLFSEKTISEKQYVLGRKEKTTKGVLNIGRYYALDGSLGANVYIDVLRPHVILICGKRGYGKSYTIGVFLEELERLDTEVKENLGIVVFDTLGIFWSSRYKNREELEQLKKWNIQPSAIDIRLLVPIKFLEHYEKQNIEATGFSIPVVDLSPYHWCQLFNIKPTDPLGIVVTRAILQLQNRQTPFSIPDIIQFIQRDDKSEASMKIAAENFFTMADGWGIFAKQGTPISEIVQRGMLSIIDFSHLPNQQLKSITAALIGEQIFEARVRERKIHEQKKIGFDVEEKGMPMVLLAIDEAQLFIPSDENLLSKEIFINEWMRQGRQPGLSLIMATQRPSALAPEVLSHSDIILCHRLTAQEDIDALSRIRPTYMAGDIKESIKKIGDEKGVALIIDDTSESSHILKIRPRISWHGGSESRVVESNLKKDPVEKL